From a single Brassica napus cultivar Da-Ae chromosome C9, Da-Ae, whole genome shotgun sequence genomic region:
- the LOC106426636 gene encoding probable galactinol--sucrose galactosyltransferase 4: MAPLNESLATTIDVIETKPIAVPKLKPRLQESCFNLSQGILRAKHSSPILSDVPQNLTFTPFATPSSTDAPFQTILRVQANAHKGGFLGFTKDSPSDLLTNSLGRFEDREFLSVFRFKMWWSTAWVGKSGSDLQAETQWVMLKVPEIDSYVAIIPIIEGSFRAALNPGENGNVLISVESGSTQVKESSFKAIAYVHVCDNPYNLMREAFSALRVHMNTFKLLEEKRLPTIVDKFGWCTWDACYLTVDPATIWTGVKEFEDGGVCPKFVIIDDGWQSISFDGDEPGKDAENLVLGGEQMTARLHSFKECKKFRNYKGGSFLASDASHFDPHKPKMIIYKATERIQAIIEKQKLIREFGEHDLPELDEKIKKFSEELNAMFDGEQESLVSEDVSGSGMEAFTRDLRSRFKNLDGIYVWHALCGAWNGVRPETLTHLESKVVPFDISPGLDASMTDLAVDRIVEAGIGLVHPSKAHEFYDSMHSYLASVGVTGAKIDVFQTLESVAEEHGGRVELAKTYYDGLTKSMVKNFNGTEIIASMQQCNEFFFLATKQISIGRVGDDFWWQDPHGDPQGVYWLQGLHMIHCSYNSLWMGQMIQPDWDMFQSDHVCAEYHAASRAISGGPVYLSDHLGEGSHNFELIKKLAFFDGTVPRCIHYALPTRDSLFKNPLFDKESILKIFNFNKFGGVIGAFNCQGAGWSPKEHRFKGYKECYMSVSGTIHVSDIEWDQNPEDEGSEVIYSGDYLVYKNQSEEILFMNSKSDAMEITLKPSSFDLFSFVPVTELGSSGVRFAPLGLINMFNCVGTVQEMEVTGGNSILIDVKGEGSFMAYSSSAPEKCYVGDKEAEFKWEEETGKLSFYVPWVEKSGGISRLSFAF, from the exons ATGGCTCCACTTAACGAGTCTCTCGCAACAACCATCGATGTCATCGAGACCAAACCCATTGCCGTTCCGAAACTCAAGCCTAGGTTGCAAGAAAGCTGTTTCAACCTCTCCCAAGGGATCTTGCGTGCCAAACACTCTTCCCCAATCCTCTCCGATGTTCCTCAAAACCTAACGTTCACTCCGTTTGCGACTCCTTCCTCCACCGATGCTCCTTTCCAGACCATCCTCCGTGTTCAAGCCAACGCTCACAAAGGAGGGTTTCTCGGATTCACCAAAGACTCACCCTCTGACCTTCTCACGAACTCCTTGGGGAGGTTCGAGGACAGAGAGTTCCTCAGCGTCTTCCGGTTCAAGATGTGGTGGTCGACGGCCTGGGTCGGAAAATCCGGGTCGGATCTTCAAGCCGAGACTCAGTGGGTGATGCTAAAGGTTCCTGAGATCGACTCCTACGTGGCCATCATACCCATCATCGAAGGCTCTTTCAGAGCTGCGCTCAACCCTGGCGAAAACGGTAACGTTTTGATCTCTGTGGAGAGTGGATCCACTCAAGTCAAAGAGTCATCCTTCAAGGCCATCGCCTACGTTCACGTTTGTGACAATCCTTACAACCTGATGAGAGAGGCGTTTAGCGCGCTACGTGTCCACATGAACACGTTCAAGCTTCTAGAAGAGAAGAGGCTTCCGACGATCGTGGACAAGTTCGGTTGGTGCACGTGGGACGCTTGCTACTTGACCGTTGACCCGGCGACGATTTGGACCGGTGTTAAGGAGTTTGAAGACGGTGGCGTGTGTCCCAAGTTTGTCATCATTGATGATGGATGGCAAAGCATAAGCTTTGATGGGGACGAGCCGGGGAAAGACGCGGAGAATCTTGTTCTTGGCGGAGAGCAGATGACCGCGAGGCTTCACAGCTTCAAGGAGTGCAAGAAGTTCAGAAACTACAAAGGTGGGTCGTTCTTAGCGTCTGACGCCTCTCACTTTGATCCTCACAAGCCTAAGATGATCATTTACAAAGCCACCGAGAGGATCCAAGCCATCATAGAGAAGCAGAAGCTGATCCGTGAGTTTGGCGAGCATGATCTTCCTGAgcttgatgagaagatcaagaAGTTTAGTGAAGAACTCAACGCAATGTTTGATGGTGAACAAGAGTCCTTGGTCTCTGAGGATGTTTCCGGGTCAGGTATGGAAGCTTTCACTAGGGATTTGAGGTCAAGGTTTAAGAATTTAGATGGTATATACGTGTGGCATGCTTTATGCGGTGCTTGGAATGGTGTTAGGCCTGAGACTTTAACACATTTGGAATCAAAGGTTGTTCCATTTGATATTTCACCTGGTCTAGATGCTTCAATGACTGATCTCGCGGTCGATAGAATTGTGGAAGCTGGTATTGGTCTTGTTCACCCTTCTAAGGCTCATGAGTTCTATGATTCAATGCACTCTTATCTTGCTAGTGTTGGAGTTACTGGAGCCAAGATTGATGTCTTTCAA ACCTTGGAATCAGTAGCAGAAGAACATGGAGGAAGAGTGGAGCTTGCTAAGACTTACTATGATGGCTTGACCAAATCTATGGTTAAGAACTTCAATGGAACTGAGATCATTGCTAGTATGCAACAATGCAATGAGTTCTTCTTCCTTGCCACAAAGCAAATCTCTATAGGCAGAGTtg GTGATGACTTTTGGTGGCAAGACCCACATGGTGACCCACAAGGAGTGTACTGGCTACAAGGACTACACATGATTCACTGTTCTTACAACAGTTTGTGGATGGGTCAAATGATTCAACCGGATTGGGACATGTTCCAGTCTGATCATGTCTGTGCCGAGTACCATGCGGCGTCTAGAGCCATCTCTGGTGGACCCGTCTACCTCAGTGACCATCTTGGTGAAGGCTCGCATAACTTTGAACTCATCAAGAAACTTGCTTTCTTTGATGGTACCGTCCCAAGGTGTATCCACTATGCTCTTCCCACAAGAGATTCTCTCTTCAAGAACCCTTTGTTTGACAAAGAATCAATCCTCAAGATCTTCAACTTCAACAAG TTTGGAGGAGTGATTGGAGCATTTAACTGTCAAGGAGCTGGTTGGAGCCCAAAGGAGCATAGGTTCAAGGGTTACAAAGAATGTTACATGTCTGTTTCAGGAACAATCCATGTCTCGGACATAGAGTGGGACCAAAACCCTGAAGATGAAGGATCTGAAGTGATCTACTCTGGAGATTACTTGGTCTACAAGAACCAATCCGAGGAGATCCTTTTCATGAACTCCAAATCTGACGCGATGGAGATAACCCTAAAGCCATCTTCCTTTGATCTGTTCAGTTTCGTGCCTGTCACGGAACTAGGAAGCTCAGGGGTTAGGTTTGCACCTCTAGGGTTGATCAACATGTTCAACTGTGTTGGAACTGTTCAAGAGATGGAGGTTACTGGTGGTAACAGCATTCTGATTGATGTGAAAGGAGAAGGTAGCTTCATGGCGTATTCGAGTTCTGCTCCAGAGAAGTGTTACGTGGGAGACAAGGAGGCTGAGTTTAAGTGGGAGGAGGAAACTGGTAAACTCAGTTTCTATGTTCCTTGGGTTGAAAAATCTGGTGGCATCTCTCGTCTCTCTTTCGCCTTCTAA